Genomic segment of Salvia hispanica cultivar TCC Black 2014 chromosome 2, UniMelb_Shisp_WGS_1.0, whole genome shotgun sequence:
CTTAAAAATCATAAGCATTGAGTAAATTTGAAAGCGGTCTTAAAAGTCACAAAACTTTATATTGGTAACATTTTTTCATGATGGATTATTTTTCGAAGATATACTAGACATATTTTATCCTCCTAGGCACATACTTATTCAACACCGAATTCAAGAACTAGGGCGtcaaaacgacgtcgtttcaTGTATAATTCAGACTAAACCACATAAGTATGCCgaaaattttctatttgacCGAGTTGGGAAAATTGCatctttttcaaaaattttatactcccttcgtcccacaataactgtcactcttttccattttgattcgtcccataataattgtcacacttcatttttgtcataaatggtaagtaggtcacatattttactaactcacttcactcacattttattataaaatcaatataaaaatatgtgagtctcatattccaccaattttttcaaattttttttttttttacatttcttaaaactcgtgcccacaataagagtgacaattattgtgggacggagggagtaatttttaaggccattttcaaagttcgtggaaaatACTCGAAACAAGCAACAAGAAGAAGAGACCACACCTTCAAAATGGTTCATCCCAAGAGATAAAACCCTAAGCATGCTCAAATTCCCAATTTCAACCGGAATCCTACCGCTGAAACTATTAATTGGCAACCGCAAATCTTGAAGCTCtctgcacatatatatattcgCCGGAATCTCCCCACTGAGCTGATTTCCGGTGAGAAACAGAGCTTCCAATTTCCGACTATTACTGCATATATCACTCGGAAGTTTCCCCGATAGCATATTATATCTCATATTAATCTCAATCAGAGATGAACCGTTGAACAGAGACGAAGGTATATCCCCGGAGAAGCTGTTGTTGCTCATCCGCACGTATTGCAGATCGGAAAAGGCTCCGAGCCACGACGGTACTTGTCCGGTGAAGTTGTTGAACCCTAAATTGATCGTCTTCAAACGACGTAGTTTAGAGAGGTGAGAGGGTATGGGGCCGGTGAAGTGGTTGGAGCTGACGTCCAAAGACCGGAGAAACGTTAGGTTTCCGAGATATGGAGGGAGGCTTCCACGTAGGCCGAAGGAGGAGAGGATTAGGGCCGTGACGCGGCGGTGTTTGGCGCCGCACGAGACGCCTCGCCAGCTGCATATGGATATGTTGGTGGACCAGCTCGTGGTCAAGATGGAATTGGGATGTGATGAAGAAATGGTGGTTTTGAGAGAGAGTAGTGTTTGTTGATCGGTTGTGAGATTGAGGGTTTTTCGGCATGAGGTTTGTGTGAAGGTGATTAGggttaaaatagtaaatatcaGGAAATTAGTCTTCATTATAATGTGAGTGTTTACATGAGATGAAATCgagatatatttatttctaattgagatattttgagagtttttgtttaattatgtgattgtGTTTTAGTGTCTATTGTGAGTGGGGAAGCTTGACTTGCTAGTTAATGATGCTTTGTTATGTTGTGGATTAGGTAAATGGCTGTCAAACTAGGAAATAAGATTAccacaaaatttgattatgcTCCACTACCACAAAGTTAATCTATGTCCACATTGGCGGAATAAGATATTTTATGCTAAGCTAGCACTCAAAAGACATTTCACATCTTCTTTATAaggttcttttttttaaaaaaaaaaaaagggttaTTTGCCTGTAAATACATAAACTTTCacaattttatgttatttctctaaaattttaatttttgaatgtaaatacatgaaatttagagttttctaatttttccccaaattgaaaaattaaagctGATGTGGCAATTTAAAGCTTATGTGGCaattgtaatttaaatttaaatagtttaaataactaaatattaaaaaataaaatccatgtAATCATTTTGCTTCATCCACCCCAATCCATTTTTGTCATTCTCTTCGTGTTTTGAATCTTgatttctcttctcttttttaatGGCAACTTTCTCTTCTATCTTTTACCAGAATAGGTTAGAATATTGgtcaaatcaaatttaacaAAACTTCCACCTTTTTTACTGAAACCTAGCTAATTCCACTAGTACTTCTAGTTTTTGCCccaaattctaattttgattttgctgTTAGAATTGATATGGAGTCTCACGATTTGTAGCAGCTTGACCCAATGCTCGTGTGGGATTTGCTGTGGAATGGCATATTGGTTCTACAACTTGGAGGAAGAGAAAGGAGAGAAATAGGAGTaggtgaagaagatgatgacatggaattttagttttaattttttttagttatttaaattttttaaataaaaattgcaattgccacataaattttaaattgccACATcagctttgattttttgatttgggaaaaaattagaaaactcTAAAGTTTATGTATTTAcattcaaaaattaaagttttgggaaataacaaaaaattatgaaagttcatgtatttacAGCTAAATAAcccttaaaaaaataaaactaaactttattaaaactttatcaaatcttcaaattaaacttctttatactccctccgtttcttaaaatatcaactctttcatatttaatccgtttcttaaaaatagcaactttcaaaattttcatttttgaaaatctttaCACCCTTATAAAGTGGGtctcataatccactaacattaatttcattatttttttttctctctcttattttatcaatttttttttctctctcttactttacaccCTTATAAAGTGGGCTCCATAATTCACTAACAACAGTtgcattacttttttctctccaacttctcctactttaccaatttttttttctctctcttactttatcaaattttgcattaataCTTGTGCCATTTCaaatatatctatttttaagaaacagagagagtattaatctaacaaaaataaataaacgaaTTAGATAGGACGAAAACTCCGGCACAGGACAAATTCATGATTCTCAAACAAATGTGTTGGCTAAATTCAGACAGCGTGGCTTCATGGGTATGTTTCTCTTTGTCCATATTTAGAGGATGTATGAATGCGTGCTACctttgaatttgatttctaGTGTGAgctatgtttttgttttgttgattcCCTTTTTAGTGCTTGGGGATTTATAGAAAATGTTCTCAGCTTACTTAAGACTTGTAgggtgttttatttttctcttgttGATGGTTACTTTGTCAAATCATATTGACTATTTTGTTGGACTCATGATGATACTAATTATTAACTCCGTCTCATAATAGGAGTTGACATTTAATTCGGCAagagttttagaaatataaaagaaagtgagttgaaaaagtaatttttttatatcattgaATACATggagttaaaaaagttagtagagtaaggatttcacttttatttattagtttcataatgaatatgagtggaatgagttaatagaaagtgagatatacttactatttatagtaaaagtaaaaatagactcttattgtgggatgatctaaaatgacaaaagtggaCCCTTATTATAGCACGGAGacagtagtatttatttatcaagaaGACAATGAGAATATTTATTCCttacaataaaatacaataaaatatggtACTATAAGGTTTGATGGGCCTCCTTGTTTTTTTCCTACTGATGCAGTAGAAGACAAGACTTGGAGgctaagaaaaaaatattttgagttttatttatttcctagttaGTAAAATTAGTAGAcggaaaaatattaattatttttctttctacaaattaggttttccttttggattattttccttgtagttatttttgcttattatctttttagttattttctttccataaGTTTAAGATTTCCCTTTGCCTATATAAAGGCCTCATTGTTTAGGATTTCCCTTTGCTTATTGTTGTCTCTTAAGATCAACAATGAGGCCTTTATATAGGCAAAGGGAAATCCTAAACttatggaaagaaaataactaaaaagataataagcaaaaataactataagGAAAATAATCCCAAAGGAAAACCTAatttgtagaaggaaaaataattaatatttttccgTCTACTAATTTTACtacctaggaaataaataaaactcaaaatatttttttcttagcCTCCAAGTCTTGTCTTCTACTGCATCATACTCCCCTTCTTGAAAAAGACTCGTCCTCGAGTCTGTCCTCTTTGAAATAGCACCTTAACCCAATTAAAATTTCCCCAACTATAGTCATCATGTCATCCTTCTTGGACAAGCCGTTATTGTTAACTCTATTAAGCCCAAAATCTATTCCATCCTCAAAAGTGGGCATAACACCATCAAAATCCATATAGTCATCCTGATCATTAATTTCAGCTCCCAAGCAACTAGTGTCGGTATCTTTCAGCTTTGAGCAATTTACCATGCGGAGGAAAACATTCTTAAAAGGAAACTCTTCACAacccttttcattttcaacaaaGAGCTACTAACGTTGATTTTAGGCGGCTCTATTTTAGGATCCACAACACCAGTTCCAGTCAAGCTCTTATTCATATGTGGAGAAAAACTCACCGAATTTGCACCACGAACATTGGAGTCCTCAGAGATATTAGAGCGGAAATTCCCCGAAGCTTTAGTTTCCGGCGAAGGACAATCCGACACGTCCACTCTACTGCCGCAATTTGCAAAAGTTCCTTTATACGATCCGTCTGATTCTGATGGAATATTGAGATACCCGGAAATCTGATGAGACTCCAATTGCGATAACCTGGAATCGAGAACTCCGGAGCCATCGGAGCTGTGATCGCCGGAACCGCGACGCACTTCTGGACAATTTGTTTTGCAAACAATATTCAATTGGTTGGCATCCGATTGAAATTGCGGGATATTCGCTCTGTATCCAAACTCTTGAAACTGGATAGGGAGGAGGTCGTCGACCTCTCTGGTGGATGGAATGCAGAGATCGTCGAAGGAGAAATCCAAATCGAAATCATCAACAACATTCCCAAACATGAATCCTAGGAGGCGGTTTCCCCCTTCAACCTCGTCGTATACGGGCTTATCATACACCGGCATCGACAATATATCCTCTTCGTATACAGGTTTATCATATACCGGTATCGAAAATATATCTTCGTCGTATACGGGCTCATCATACACCGGCATCGACAATATATATCCTTTTCGTATACGGGCTTAGACTGGCCACCGTAGACATCATTGAATAACGAATCATCCACTGAACGACGCTCCAACGCATTAGATCTCATCGGGTTGGATTTCCCCCGACGCTTCTCCATTCACGCCAATCGTCATTGTAGGTCTCGAACCTGTTGTCGCAGATCACCGTTCTTGATGTCGCGCTGGAGGTCTCGAACCTATTGTCTCAGATGATTGTTCTCAATGTCGCGCATATCACGCTATCGTGCAGCCTCTTCGTTTGGGAGATCTCCACGTCTCCCACCACGACCGCCACTACGAGCATCGCCACGTCTACCGCCATATCTACGTTCAGCCATTGATAATCAACATGGATCGTGATACCAAATGATGCAAAATGAACGGAGAAATCTATGAGAATGATAAACTGATAGATAAAAAGAactcaactaagttgagaactttggagtataaaaattcaatatcaaattattatttcaaagtCTGTCTTTTAAGATCAACAATGAGGCATTTATATATGCAAAGGAAAATCCTAAACttatggaaagaaaataactaaaaagataattaccaaaaataactacaaggaaaataatccaaaaggaaaacctaatttgtagaaggaaaagtaattaatatttttccgTCTACTAATTTTACTAGCTAGGAaataagtaaaactcaaaatatttttttcttagcCTCCAAATCTTGTCTTCTACTGCATCACAATGGGAAATCCTAAACttttggaaagaaaataactaaaaagataataagcaaaaataactacaaggAAAATAATCCAAAAGAAAAGCTTCTGTCTACTAATTTTACtaactaggaaataaataaaactcaaaatatttttttcttagcCTCCAAGTCTTGTCTTCtagttagaaaaaaatattttgagttttatttatttcctagttaGTAAAATTAGTAGAcggaaaaatattaattatttttctttttacaaattaggtttttcttttggattatttttatttttatttattattttgttattagcCTCCAAGTCTTGTCTTCTGCTGCATCCCCTACTCCCttttttttcctactttttgATGTTTTGGTGTTTGGAGGACATCTTTAGGCAACAAGATAAACACTCTATGTAGAAACCTTGTATTTATCGCTATCTATAAAGTTGTGGgcattaactaaaaaaataatttgcgCGCATGATAATAGTATCGACAATGTACATATTATATTGCACAAGACTAGTAATAGTCTAATCAACTTGTGTTAATTGCATTTGCCACTACTTATTGAAGTTAGCCAATCATATATTTCCTCTCTCAAATTGCAAAGGAAAATGCTTgctatatcaaaatatttaaataagtactaaggaacttttgaaaattattgtttCCACGCATTATAAATCtgataaataatatcatgacATTGAATGGTGTATCAGTTTCATATCGACGACAGATTTTAGcttattaaaaatgaactaTGAATTGACATTTAATTGATAACGAGGAACATcacacaatatttatttttttttaaaaatgacgtgtcattaataattactccctccgtcccacaaaagatgtcacactttcctttttagtttgtcccacaaaaaatatcacatttcattttttagaaaaaattctctctcacattaatataaatagtactagtttCTCTTTCtactaacacacaaaataaaacctcctaaaatctcatgtcgtTCCATaagtgtgatatcttttatgggatggagggagtagtattttttctGTCACATTATCGTTCATCTTCATCTCCACCTCACTCTCCCTATTCTCTTTCTATCTCTTCAGCATAGTTTTCCATAGTCAGTATCAAATCGCAACCAGCCCAGAAAAGCCacttattaaaacaaaatcaaaagtaCTGTAACTAATATTAGGCAATAATaacctaaaaatttatcacagttaattatatttaccTAGTGATATAATGGacagtgataaaatgcaaactctaaatattgtacaaactccaaattatgatctggaccgtcagaaaatgtcaacagatgataaaaaatagcatcaggaaatgtcaacacaggatcaaccgttgacactctgttgcattttttgttgctatattttgtcatttgttgTCATCTTTTAACGGTCCATATCATAATTTGAAgcttgtacaatatttaaagtttgcatttgattacatcccgTGAATTAATTGTGCCATTGTGGAATGAAATAAGGACTTATATCAACAGCTTGTCAAGAAAGGCTTGTTTTGTCTTATAAGGAAACAACGAGTTTATTGTCCGAAAATTATTCGCAACTTACATTCAATTGTATCTCCATGCAATTTTCAAaacatttttgtaatttttataatgttcACATTTTTCTCGACGTAGtagtccctccgtcccaaggaagatgaccccctCCTTGGATGGTGCGtgaatttatgcaattttattttgtgtgtgaaatggagagagtaaagtaagagaaagggaataaagtagagagaaatgtatttccatttttagtaatcagtcatcttagttgggaaaaatcaaaaaagaaagtggacCATCTTCAATATGACGGAGgaaatatatatgaatgatGTATCGCCGCTGACAATTGTTCATGTTACATGCTATCATGTGtgtgtaaattaaatattttaaaagttgtattgagtttaaaaatattttaaaggtTACGTTGTCTTGTAAAatccgttccataaaaataaagattttctctatttcggtccgttccataaaagtagttcatttctatatttggtactttctttctctctaatagGATATGTCTCATTCCCTACTTACATACTCTACTCGTTTGATACAAAAGATGGGATATGagaaaatatgtaaaacaagataagaaatacgggcttcatgtcaagatatgcaaagatatgatttttttccgttgtttgataaaaaagaaattatctaaatttgtattgtatattaaataatatggcttaacttgacaaattggtgaAATGCATAAACAaggttaatgttataattttggtaagattagATAGGGCCCTGGTCTTATATTGGGCTTTGAagcttaactatgatatcaaacaattaaaaatgtccatatataattctctattttAGTATTACTGACTTATCAAACaagtagtaacttttttctttctatatctcCTTCTTACTTGAatattgcattaaaatttaaacggAGGAGTATATTCTATATGGCTTCAAAACCTGGCATTTGTATCATATGTTTCGATACCATTCTCAAATTCTCATCTCTTCCCATTACACCAACCTTTAATAATGGAtcacttataaaaatataatgcatTATGTATCTTCTTGTAACAGGTCTTCACAGTTggccaatttttattttattttaacataGTGTTGGAAAATTATCACCATTAAGTCCATCAACTTCAACATTTTGGGGTAAGGGAAAGCATAACggcaaaatatatttttcaattaataatttaataaaatattgactTTATGATCTCTAATCTCGAAAAATTGTTACTCCCAtgttttacataatttttgcGGTAGTCGACCTTCTTTTcttgtaaattaattatatttaaatgttatgttgaatttgaaaataggTAAAACTGATCaaaaccttttatttttatgtatatttcgacaatattttgacattttcatcttttcTATCACACCCACCTTTGATAAACTACTTTTAATAATGT
This window contains:
- the LOC125205227 gene encoding probable LRR receptor-like serine/threonine-protein kinase At3g47570 translates to MKTNFLIFTILTLITFTQTSCRKTLNLTTDQQTLLSLKTTISSSHPNSILTTSWSTNISICSWRGVSCGAKHRRVTALILSSFGLRGSLPPYLGNLTFLRSLDVSSNHFTGPIPSHLSKLRRLKTINLGFNNFTGQVPSWLGAFSDLQYVRMSNNSFSGDIPSSLFNGSSLIEINMRYNMLSGKLPSDICSNSRKLEALFLTGNQLSGEIPANIYMCRELQDLRLPINSFSGRIPVEIGNLSMLRVLSLGMNHFEGGIPAEIGMLSQLETLSIPSAFLTGNIPNSFFNFSSMKSMDLSDNSLSGTISKVTFHILPKIQEMYLLYNHLTGVVPKEFGNSTSLTTLDLAYNRFTVFYIPELIKSIEGMDFSTLTGTSSKILLDFIIEWPASWR